Below is a genomic region from Raphanus sativus cultivar WK10039 chromosome 4, ASM80110v3, whole genome shotgun sequence.
TTAAACTATTTTAAAGCATTATTATTGCGGAATCCCAAATGGGGGTTcttatttacttttttcttatttttattaaaaaaaccaaaccaatcaCGGATCGTTTTATGTTTAATATGATCCACAAACAGTACAAGAACTCAACCTAATCCACTTTTTATTTGACAATTTTTCCTCTAAGTTTTGACATTTTGTGGTCACCCTCTTAAGAGACCCCTAAAACACTGCCATAATGTTGTTCCTAAGTTAAATGTTAAGTGATTGCTGTTTGTTTGTTGCCACTAAAATCCCTTGTTGAAGAGGCCATCTTACTTTTATGAAAATACCTGTTCTCTAATGGGTTTGAACATTCCATTTCCACCATTTGTCCAGGGTTGAGTCCTGGAATTTTAAGGTAAACTATTTTTTACAAAGactaaataaaaaagattccttatttaattttaactgTGAGAGTGCGCAGCtaaaaacaaaacttgaaaAGCTAAAGCAAAACCATTGCTTGTCTGAAATTCTAATGATGGAAACCTCGTTTGTTAAATCTCCTTTTTGTATTTCGGATGATAGGAATTGTTTATCACCAAAAAGTTAAAAGCACGTTTGTGCAATACATTGGGAGCGCTTTTTTTGTTGTGGCCTGGATGCGTGGTACGGATTTTATAAGCTTTTAATATAACATCTAATCTCCACTctatctttatttttctttttaaatataataaatatcatgtacatataaatttgatttacctttataatatagtttctctatcttttaaaaataatataaaaatgctAGTCTTTTCTTTAAACACAGATAAAAttcaataattaatattttttaaaaaataaaggaattttagaaaatgatttttgcAACATAATTGGTATTATTTTTAGAGGAGAACATAAACTGAATATGATGTAACGTAAGAGAAATAAGTTTACCAGTTTTGTTCTGAGCAAAAATAATTTTACCTGTTATCTAGAAGAAAATAGTgtgattttttgaaaaattgaagCGAAGTAGTGAGGATCAAAAGTCAGGTGATAGGCTGATAGCCCAAGCCACTACACTATTGATATTGTTAAGTTGGGCTCTAATTCTACTTATAGGCCTAAGATACAGAATTGTTGCAACGAATGGGAAGAGCCGTGGGATTAATTGAGCCTGCTAATAAATACGCTACATATTCGTTCACTTTTACAAGGTGATGTGAACCAGTTAGATAATGCAGTCATCCCAAAAGGTTATTGGGAACAATCGTTTCTTTGACCAGCGATTTGAATAttctctatatatttatatatatatatatctgtgaAATAGTATTATGTCAATCACTTCCTTTCAATAGTCTAAAGTCTCCAAGTTATTGAACAAAACCCACACACTAGAAAATGAGTGGAAAGAGCGGCAGCAGCAGCGGTGGAGGAAAGAACGGTGGCAGTGGAGGAGGAAAGAGCAGTGGTGGCGGTGGAGGAGGGAGAGGTATATGGTAGCACCAGGTTCAAAAGGTGGAGCTTACATCTCAAGAGGTGGATTTGAGAGTAACCCTCAAGCGTACTTCAGTAACTTGCATGGTAGTGGTAGTGGACAGAACAAGAAGTGAAATTGTGTGTGCTGCTCCTCCTACTAGTACAAGCATGAATTATCGTCTTGtctaattaaataatatgtaaTGAAGTTTGAATAAGTACtgaataaaatgattttaatctCTTATAATTTGTGTTATGGAATGTGTAATACGGTTCTTGAATTAATAATggatccaaaaatataaaccgaaaaatcaatttttagagaaatttgttctttttagttttatgttgttgttgtgtttttttttaataagaatatactaataatataccAATAGATAAATTATGCAATATATTTCACAAATTTACAAGTCAGCAAGAGAGAGCCAACCGTTTGAGATAAGCTGCATTGGatcagaagatgaagaagtagGCGTTCCCCACGAGACGTGATCACACGTGGCAGGAAAAAACATAATCTTCGagattttcttcctttttccatttccggaaaaaaaaaaatcaattttcttgttgagttgagacgaaggaagaagagagataaCGATTTGGGTGTTTTCTCTCACTACTAAGCTAAACCCACCACCAACCTTTTTGTGGATTCTAGTGGAGAGAAAGAAGCTTTgaatctttctctttttttttttgaaaaaaaaagaaggaataGAATCTAGAGTATCGGATATGTCGAGCTCAGTATCCACTTCGTTGTGCTGTTCGTCAGCCCAGGTCAATGGGTTCGGTCTTAGGCCTCAAAGGTCCCTCCTTTACCAACCCATTTCCTTTCTTTCTCCAGGTAACAACTCTTATCTTTTCTTCAAAGCCTTGAGTTTTTGATGATTGCAATGGATTCggttatttaaaatgaattgtctTTCATGTGTTTGTGGATATgactgagagagagagtaaacaaTATGAGCTTCTGATTTGCTATTTGTCACttgaaaaaaagaatcaaaacttTCTTTTGCATTATTATTATGTGAACTCTTTGGCAGAAGGAGAACTCATGATGGTGTTGTGAAGGCCACTGCTCGTGTTGATAAATATTCCAAGAGTGATATCATCGTCTCTCCCTCCATTCTCTCTGCTAATTTCGCAAAATTAGGCGAGCAGgttcttctctcctctctctctctctctctctctctctctctcttctctctctctctctctctctcctctctctctcttctctctctctctctctttcctttccATGCTTTCCTGTTTCACTTGacttcttgtttgttttttcttttttcttttgcaggtaAAAGCAGTAGAGTGTGGCAGGTTTTGATTGGATCCATGTTGATGTGATGGATGGTCGTTTGTTCCCAACATCACTATTGGACCTCTTGTGGTTGATGCTTTGCGTCCTGTTACTGATCTTCCTCTGGATGTTCATCTTGTAAACCTCGCTCCTTTCtattctatctctctctctctctctatatatagatATGGTTTCTTGATGTCACTTTTCAATTTCTCTCTAACACAGATGATAGTGGAACCAGATCTGAGGGTACCAGATTTCATCAAAGCAGGTGCAGACATCGTCAGTGTACACTGTGAGCAGTCATCCACCATCCATTTTGCACCGCACTGTCAATCAAGTACTCTTATTTTCTACCTTCCACGGTTTTGAGTTATTGCTTCTGGTGGAATACTATTTTATCACTATTAATCTTACCTTGTGGTGCTGGTTAGATTAAAAGCTTAGGTGCCAAAGCTGGAGTTGTTCTAAACCCTGGAACCCCATTGAGTGCTATAGAATATGTATTGGAGGgtgagtttctttttttctctactCTTCTAACAACACTGCATTTTCTTCAGCGAGGGATGGTAGGATTATAACTCAGTGGGAGTGTAATTTGTTTCTGGAATCAGTGGTGGATCTGGTCTTGATAATGTCGGTCAACCCCGGGTTTGGTGGACAGAGCTTTATCGAAAGCCAAGTTAAGAAAATCTCGGATTTGAGAAGAATGTGTGTCGAAAAGGTAATCTTGTAGCTGGTTACTTCTTCTGCCTGAGTAATAAGGTTACTGTCATGATCCTCTTCTAACAAAAACTTTTGTCTTGTGTGTTTTAGGGAGTAAACCCATGGATTGAAGTTGATGGTGGTGTCACTCCAAAGAATGCATACAAGGTGAAGCCTCGAAAACTCTTCTACTCATCTTTAACTGTAGATACTCCTGTTTCCCTGGAGATTTATGAATCTTTTGTGAGTTGAAATAGGTTATTGAGGCTGGAGCAAATGCTCTAGTAGCTGGATCAGCTGTATTTGGAGCTAAAGACTATGAAGAAGGTATAGAGACACTTTggacatttatatatatttcccAGTTATGGGACACTTATCTCAAGTTCTGTTTGCTTATTTCTAAAAATCTGCAGCTATAAAAGGAATCAAGACCAGCAAGAAGCCAGAAGCTGTGGCTGTGTAATGTGAAGCAACAAGCTAAAAAGATCATAAGACAGATCACCGAGATGTTTATGTTGTTGTTTGTTGTCATTCACCAGATTGCATTCGACATAAAAAAGTCCATAAGAATCAAACTCTCAATAGTTTTGAAGTAGCTCGTTTATACTCCTGTGTATCATCATTGTCTTGTAGATTTGGGGATATGCAGATTCAATACATTATGCAATTAATAAGAAATAAGCTGTGTTACATATGTACTTTTTTGACTTTGGGGAAAAGAAAGCATGTTTGATTTGTCTTGTCCAAAACCTCATGTATCCAAGACACATGAACTCTCTTTATAGAGTGATAATCATCTGCTTACTCTTTGTAAAATCATATCCTTATTTACAACTGAGCCTGAGACtcgacccaaaaaaaaattgcaaagcTCGGAAGAAGTTTACTTATTTAGTTCGTAAAGACCAAACACAGAACTGGTGTTCCTACAGTAAAGATATGGAACACTGATCTCTTTTTATGTTTCAACCTTGTGTCCATCCGAACAAAAATAGACGCTTTTAAGTTATGGAACACATGGTCTTTCCATGGGGTGATCGTTATACATGTTAAAACAGAacacatgaaaaataaaatcaagaaaattgcTGGAAGGAGAAGAAAAGGTTTATACATAACTCACTGAACATGATCAAAGCACATTTATGTTTATCAACGAACTAAACATAGTGATTTCAATGCTCTGCCAAAGCTGAGCACATTATCTCCTTTGCAAATGAAGTACACATATCCAGTGTTTTGGCTGTAGCAGAGCATCATTCTCGATATAAAACCAAACACGGTTTTCAGTTCTCTCCCATGTTTATCAAGTTCCAAGAGCATCATCCTGAGGAGATGAGTCCCgattctcctcttcctcttcatcctcCTCATCCTCGTCATCATAGTCAGCAGAGTCAGGCTCAGGCTGCCCGTTCAAGTCAACATTCACGCCGTTCATTTTCCTAACAAACTGACCCTTAACACGTGGTCTCCTCTCAGCAAGCCGCTTCCTATTCACATACCTAATCTTCTTGTCAAAACACCTTTGGTTTCTTTTTGCGTCTAAAATTTAGCAACGCTTCCTCTCTTCTGTCAAGTTTAGTCACTCTCACCTCGTTAGGAGACGGGTGGTTTCCTATCTGTGTCTGTGGCcaagaatgatgatgatgatgatgaccaTAGGCATCTGACCATTCTGTAAAGGCACCTGACCATTCTGTGACATCTGACTGTGCTGTAACGACGTGTTCATGGGATGGTGGTGGTAATAAGGAAACCCTGTCATTCCATTCAGATGATTAGGTGGGCAATGAGGATGATTGAACCATACTGAGGCATCATGCCTGCTGATTGCATCATAACTTGGTTCATGACCCCATGCATATAGTAAGGATACGCATTTTGTGCAGCGAATCTCGAAGCGTCAATTGAGATGATGAATCCTTAGCAGCGACCCGGGTATCATCTATAGCTCCTTGGTAACAACTCCTACTAGTACTATGAAGTTCCATTGGTGGTGGAAGCGTGCGTGACCGCTCAAGGGAATTTGGAACTTCTTGGTAACTCTTACTACTGTGAAGTTCCACTGGTGTTGGAAGCGTGCGTGACCGCTCAAAGCGTGCCATTCACTGAGTTCTCTCCTTGAGCAGTGAGCTCTTTACCTCCTCTTGTTTGTTTGGTGTTGTTCTTGTCACCTCACTTGCCACCACTTGAAGCTTCTCAGCCATACCTGGATGAACTGAGCCATTTCCATTGACAGTAGACTTGACATATGTGAAGAAAGCAGAGGACTCTCCAATCTTCAACCTACTTTTCTTTGGCACTGAAGAAAATTGCGCTGCAAAAGAACCGTAGCTATATTAGAAGCTAGACTCGCTATTAGAAAGTGCTACATCAAAGCAATGCAATCACCTGGATTAGCTGCTTCTTTTCGTAGGCTCATGGTGAGGCTCAGGAAGATGATTCAGTGGAGGCTCTATAACAGCAACGGCAGGAGTTGACGTGGCAGTGCCATCAGCACCATCGCCAGCACAAACGGAACCAGTAGCAACAGGCCACTGCCAGCAAAAGCATTGATAGCGCCAAACTAAAAGAAATTAGCTCTTTGCCTATTTTGAAAGGACTTGTAGGCTTTCATAATACTATCTCACCTCCTTTTCCTGATGGCTTCCTCTCTGAGGGTTGGTGGACCTAATACTTCTGTCATCTGTGTCATCAGAGAAGAGGTTGGTGCTGTTTGTGTTTGGATCACTTGGATCAGACCCCACGAGGTCAATCTCATAGCTCAACATATTCTTCTCAGCAAGTCCTAGCTGCCAAAACAAACGCTCACTCACATAAACTTCATGTCACGGAGATCGTTCATTTCCATAAGATAAACTTCAGATAGCAAAACAAACCATGCGTCTTCTTCTCCACATGTGTGTCCACAAGTTGAGAAGCTCGTTGGTCCGAAGAGGCTTCACAAGGTAGTCAGCTGCACCTAGCTTCAAGCACTTTACCACCACAGGGACCTCGTCTTGCCTCGACATCACTTAAATTGAAAGCATTCACAAGATTAGTTTATCATCATGccctcaaaagaaaaaaaaaacttagcaaAGTAGAGAAAGTAACAGTTCAGAAATGGATAAGCGAAAGAAGAAAGCTTACTAATGACAGGGATTCTCCGAAGATCTTTGTCACGTGTGATGTACCTCAGCATCTTCATACCTTGGCCATTGGGAGATCAATCTCCGCCAGTATTATATCTATATCAGGCCCTTCTGCGTTAAGTGCATCAATCACCTGCCTTGCTGATTTTACTGACGTCACTACATTTCCCcaccccccaaaaaaaaacatccatCCACAATATTCATTGTATAAAGAGCAAAAAATTATCATCTGCAATCTACAGTAAAGAGCTAACTCTAAAACCATACCTTGATAAGAACACTGTGAAAGGAGGGTGAAAACCTCTCCCAGGCTATTGGGATCATTGTCACAAAGCAAAATCCTAACTCTGCTTCTGTCAATGACCCATCTCCTCTCCCTTACACTCTCCGTTCAAATCCATGATCAGATTTACAGATAACCCACAAAAAAATCTAACCAAAGATAATAATTTTCCACTAACAAAACATTAGAAAAGGGGgtttatacaaaaattaaagacaaaataaaaaaacccaGACAAGAGAAAGTGCTATGATACTTCCATGGCCAAACCAAGAACTAGGTTTCGGTACAGTGTCCCCCACAAAGCCGCCTAATTTGTCTATTTCAAAGTCACTTAATTTCACAACAACAAACCAAAAGTTACTCTTTTTATCCCCAACCTAATCGTATAGCCATGGAAACGTAAAAGCTAAATctaagaaccaaaaaaaaagtcaaactcTTTTATCTCCGGTTAAGTGTTGAGATCAAAAATCGATAGCAGCTCAGAAACAATCACCGGCGATCTGACGCAACGCCGGCGGTGAgatgaggagagagagagaagggacgGGGTTTTCCGACAAGAAGTGAGAAAAAcacgagaaagaaagaaagagagagagatatttgtttgtttgtcaaTCAGAGGTCAAATAATGAGAGACGGACGGTGAAAGAGGGGAAATGGACGATGGTAATCTGAGGCGTGATGAGGATGGACGGCGGAGATTGGAAGTTCTCCGACAAGTGCGCGTTTGGTGGGACGCGCGGGATATTTTAGGACAAGGAGGTGACGTGGAAGAGAAAGCGCAGAGAAAATAAAGGAAAGAAAAAGTGGTGAGGATAGTTGGTTGAGATAAAGAAAAAGGCCAGGCACTATCTggaaaatatcataaattattttgatgGTGGAGATACAACCTAGATAAGATGCATCTCCAtatcaaaatcaatattttNNNNNNNNNNNNNNNNNNNNNNNNNNNNNNNNNNNNNNNNNNNNNNNNNNNNNNNNNNNNNNNNNNNNNNNNNNNNNNNNNNNNNNNNNNNNNNNNNNNNCTGGAACCCCATTGAGTGCTATAGAATATGTATTGGAGGgtgagtttctttttttctcttctcttctaaCAACACTGCATTTGCTTCAGCGAGGGATGGTAGGATTATAACTCATTGGGAGTGTGTAATTTGTTTCTGGAATCAGTGGTGGATTTGGTCTTGATAATGTCGGTCAATCCCGGGTTTGGTGGACAGAGCTTTATCGAAAGCCAAGTTAAGAAAATCTCGGATTTGAGAAGAATGTGTGTCGAAAAGGTAATCGTTATAGCTACTTATAAGCTTATTGTCATCCTCTACTGACATAACTTTTGTCTTGTTTGTTTTAGGGAGTAAACCCATGGATTGAAGTTGATGGTGGTGTCACTCCAAAGAATGCATACAAGGTGAAGCCTCCAAAACTCTTCCAACTCTACTCATCTTTGGCTGTAGATACTCATGTTTCCCTAGAGACCTATGAATAATCTTTTTGTGAGTTGTAATAGGTTATTGAGGCTGGAGCAAATGCTCTAGTAGCCGGATCAGCTGTATTTGGAGCTAAAGACTATGAAGAAGGTATAGAGACACTTTGGACATGTATATATACTTTCCCAGTTTATGGATCAAGTGTTGTTTgcttatttctaaaataatctGCAGCTATTAAAGGAATCAAGACCAGCAAGAAGCCAGAAGCTGTGGCTGTGTAATGTGAAGCAACAAGCTAAAAATATCATAAGACAGATCACCGAGATgtttatgttgttgttgttgtcattCACCAGATTGCATTCGACATAAAAATCCATAAGAATCAAACTCTCAATAGTTTTGAAGTAGCTCGTTTATACTCCGGTGTATCATCATTGTCTTGTAGATTTGGGGATATGCAGATTCAATACATTATGCAATTAATAAGAAATAAGCTGTGTtacatatgtatttttttgacTTTGGGGAAAGAATCTTGCCCAAAACCTCAGGTATCCAAGACACATGAGCTCTCTTTATACAGTGATAATCATCTGCTTACCTCTGTAAAACCATATCCTTATTTACAAGAGCCTGAGGCTCAACCCCAAAAAAATTGCAAAGCTCGGAAGAAGTTTACTTATTTAGTTCGTAAAGACCAAACACAGAACTGGTGTTCCTACAGTAAAGATATGGAATActgatctcttttttttatgtttcaaatctTGTGTCCATCCGAACAAAAAGAGACGCTTTTAAGTATTGGAACTATGGAACACATGGATGGCTCTTTTCCATGGAGTGATCGTTTATACATGTTAAAACAGACGGGGAGGAacacatgaaaaataaaattcaagaaaattgcTGGAAGGAGAAGAAAAGGTTTATACATAACTCACTGAAcatgatcaaacacatcttatGTTTATCAACGAACTAAACATAGTGATTTTCAATGCTCTGCCAAAGCTGAGCCCATTATTTCCTTTGCAAATGAAGTACATATCCAGTGTTTTTGGCTGTAGCAGCAGCATCATTCTCGATATAAAACCAAACACGGTTTTCAGTTCTCTCCCATGTTTTCTCAAGTTCCAAGAGCATCATCCTGAGGAGATGAGTCTCgattctcctcttcctcttcatcctcCTCATCCTCGTCATCATAGTCAGCAGAGTCAGGCTCAGGCTGCCCGTTCAAGTCAACATTTACGCCGTTCATTTTTCTAACAAACTGACCCTTAACACGTGGTCTCCTCTCAGCAAGCCGCTTCCTATTCACATACCTAATCTTCTTGTCGAAACACCTTTGGTTCCTTTTACGTCTAAATTTAAGCAAAGCTTCCTCTCTTCTGTCAAGTTTAGTCACTCTCACCTCGTTAGGAGACGGGTGGTTTCCTATCTGTGTCTGTGGCcaagaatgatgatgatgatgatggaccATAGGCATCTGACCATTCTGTGACATCTGACTGTGCTGTAACGATGTGTTCAtggggtggtggtggtggtaatAAGGAAACCCTGTCATTCCATTCATATGATTAGGCGGACAATGAGGATGTTGATGACCATACTGAGGCATCATGCCTGCTGATTGCATCATAACTTGGTTCATGACCCCATGCATATAGTAAGGATACGCGTTTTGTGCAGCGAATCTCGAAGCATCAACTTGAGATGATGAATCCTTAGCAGCGACCCGGGTATCATTCATAGCTCCTTCTTGGTAACAACTCCTCCCACCATGAAGTTCCATTGGTGGTGGAAGCGTGCGTGACCGCTCAAGGGAATTTGGAACTTCTTGGTAACTCTTACTACTGTGAAGTTCCATTGGTGTTGGAAG
It encodes:
- the LOC108836534 gene encoding ribulose-phosphate 3-epimerase, chloroplastic, with amino-acid sequence TPLSAIEYVLEVVDLVLIMSVNPGFGGQSFIESQVKKISDLRRMCVEKGVNPWIEVDGGVTPKNAYKVIEAGANALVAGSAVFGAKDYEEAIKGIKTSKKPEAVAV